One window of the Mycobacterium sp. SVM_VP21 genome contains the following:
- a CDS encoding response regulator transcription factor: MEIMLLTGRDAFARSLSGLGVFGHSIVRSPLALTARADCRGATAVLVDGCADVPTAKESCRKLGVWEPSAAVLAVVAAENFAAVGLDWHVDDVLIATAGPAEANARLRLALARRRESTHNTLQFGALVIHPDSFTASLSNRDLDLTLTEFKLLNHLVQHAGQAFTRARLLREIWGGEGGRRKVDVHVQRLRAKLGADHESIVDTVRGVGYMTPELPQSQWAIAN, translated from the coding sequence ATGGAGATCATGTTACTGACCGGCCGCGACGCATTCGCGCGGTCACTGTCTGGGTTGGGTGTCTTCGGCCATTCGATCGTCCGCAGTCCACTGGCACTCACCGCGCGAGCCGACTGCCGTGGGGCGACAGCCGTTCTGGTGGACGGCTGTGCTGACGTGCCGACCGCGAAGGAGAGCTGCCGCAAACTCGGAGTCTGGGAGCCGTCGGCTGCCGTGCTGGCCGTCGTTGCCGCCGAGAACTTCGCCGCGGTCGGTCTCGATTGGCACGTCGATGATGTTCTGATCGCGACCGCAGGCCCCGCGGAGGCGAACGCTCGGCTGCGACTGGCCCTAGCCCGTCGGCGCGAATCCACCCACAACACGCTGCAATTCGGCGCCTTGGTCATCCACCCGGACAGTTTCACCGCGTCGCTGTCGAATCGCGATCTTGACCTCACACTCACCGAATTCAAACTGCTCAACCATCTGGTACAGCATGCCGGCCAAGCATTCACGCGTGCCCGGCTGCTGCGTGAGATATGGGGCGGCGAGGGTGGCCGCCGCAAAGTCGACGTTCACGTGCAGCGATTGCGCGCCAAGCTCGGCGCCGACCACGAGTCGATCGTCGATACCGTTCGCGGTGTCGGCTACATGACACCGGAGTTGCCTCAATCGCAATGGGCCATCGCCAACTGA
- a CDS encoding RNA polymerase sigma factor SigF produces the protein MTPRAAGSGSQSGSEYSDVGDMFRELAQYDADSPDFCNRKDKIVERCLPLADHIARRFEGRGELRDDLVQVARVGLVNAVTRFDVETGSDFVSFAVPTIMGEVRRHFRDNSWSVKVPRRLKELHLRLGVATAELSQRLGRAPTASELAAELELSRDEVVEGLVAGSSYNTLSIDGGGSSDEDDVRSIADTLGEVDARMDRIEDREALRPLLDALPERERTVLVLRFFESMTQTQIAERVGISQMHVSRLLAKSLAKLRDQLQ, from the coding sequence GTGACTCCGCGTGCCGCCGGCAGCGGCTCACAGTCCGGATCGGAGTATTCCGATGTCGGCGATATGTTTCGGGAACTAGCCCAATACGATGCCGATTCGCCCGACTTTTGTAACCGCAAAGACAAGATCGTGGAGCGGTGTCTGCCGTTGGCCGACCACATTGCTCGCCGATTCGAGGGCCGCGGAGAGTTGCGCGACGACCTGGTCCAAGTAGCCCGGGTGGGTCTGGTCAACGCCGTGACACGCTTCGACGTCGAGACCGGCTCGGATTTCGTTTCGTTCGCGGTGCCGACGATCATGGGCGAGGTCCGCCGCCACTTCCGCGACAACAGCTGGTCGGTCAAAGTGCCCCGCCGGCTCAAAGAGCTACACCTGCGGTTGGGGGTGGCCACGGCCGAACTTTCCCAACGCCTGGGGCGCGCGCCGACCGCCTCCGAACTCGCGGCCGAGCTCGAGTTGAGCCGCGATGAGGTGGTCGAAGGGCTGGTCGCGGGCAGCTCGTACAACACGCTGTCGATTGACGGCGGCGGCAGCTCGGACGAGGACGACGTCCGCTCGATCGCTGACACCCTCGGTGAGGTCGACGCCCGGATGGACCGTATCGAGGACCGAGAGGCGTTGCGGCCCTTGCTGGACGCCCTTCCGGAGCGGGAACGAACAGTGCTGGTGTTGCGGTTCTTCGAGTCGATGACCCAGACTCAGATCGCCGAGCGGGTCGGCATCTCGCAGATGCACGTGTCGCGCTTGCTGGCTAAATCGCTGGCGAAGCTGCGCGATCAGCTGCAGTAG
- a CDS encoding pyridoxamine 5'-phosphate oxidase family protein, which produces MCIIDHAMRQIVESAKLAFVATVCDDGSPNPSPKESLPVYGDEHLAFMHMASPTTAADLRRDPRIEVNVVDFLKRRGYRFKGTAQLRPPGDEVYEWLRQAVGTTSG; this is translated from the coding sequence GTGTGCATCATCGACCATGCCATGCGTCAGATCGTCGAGAGCGCAAAGCTGGCGTTCGTGGCCACCGTCTGCGACGACGGTTCGCCGAACCCGTCACCGAAGGAGTCCCTGCCGGTCTACGGGGACGAGCACCTGGCATTCATGCACATGGCGTCGCCGACGACGGCGGCCGATCTGCGCCGCGACCCGCGCATTGAGGTCAATGTGGTGGACTTCCTCAAACGGCGCGGCTACCGATTCAAGGGCACCGCACAGTTGCGACCGCCCGGCGACGAGGTCTACGAGTGGCTGCGGCAGGCAGTGGGGACCACAAGCGGATGA
- a CDS encoding hemophore-related protein, producing MITTSLIRLAAVGGMALALAGGIGLANAEPGQPPQPTQPGQPGQPAQPGQPNQPGQPSQWSQNPAVNTTCSYSQVVAAMNAQSPDTAAQFDATPMAQSFLQNFLASPAPQREQMLQQAQGVPEAAPFVNMVGPIAKTCNKY from the coding sequence ATGATCACAACGTCTTTGATCAGGCTTGCCGCTGTCGGCGGCATGGCGCTGGCGTTGGCAGGCGGCATCGGACTGGCGAACGCCGAACCGGGGCAGCCACCTCAGCCGACCCAACCGGGCCAACCCGGCCAGCCGGCTCAACCGGGTCAGCCGAACCAGCCGGGGCAGCCGAGCCAGTGGTCGCAGAATCCCGCGGTGAACACGACATGTAGTTATTCGCAGGTGGTGGCGGCCATGAATGCTCAGTCACCGGATACCGCGGCACAATTCGACGCCACGCCGATGGCTCAGTCTTTCTTGCAGAACTTCCTCGCCTCACCGGCGCCGCAGCGTGAGCAGATGCTTCAGCAGGCACAGGGGGTGCCGGAAGCGGCGCCGTTCGTCAACATGGTCGGTCCCATCGCCAAGACCTGCAACAAGTACTGA
- a CDS encoding CsbD family protein, with protein sequence MSDDKSSATEDGIRGTVEGVKGKAKEALGAVTGNDELAREGRAQQDKGEAQRDAAKHQAEAESARAGAKAAEAREQSHQ encoded by the coding sequence ATGTCGGACGACAAGAGCAGCGCTACCGAAGACGGCATCCGCGGCACCGTGGAGGGCGTCAAGGGCAAGGCCAAGGAAGCGTTAGGGGCCGTGACCGGCAACGACGAGCTGGCCCGCGAGGGCCGGGCGCAGCAGGACAAGGGCGAAGCGCAGCGCGACGCCGCGAAGCACCAGGCCGAGGCCGAATCGGCCCGAGCGGGTGCGAAGGCAGCCGAGGCGCGCGAACAGTCTCACCAGTAG
- a CDS encoding FAD-dependent oxidoreductase — MTSLWLADRIATSPASGTAEDLPGIADVVVAGAGITGLMTAVLLARAGRQVLVLEARTVGGCATGNTTAKISLLQGTQLSTISAKQGKSLAAAYLDGNRTGQDWLLSFCAATGVPVQREDAYSFAQSERGVAAARAEFEACRALGLPATWEAHADVPFDYHGGVRLGEQAQFDPMPLLDALRAELLTSGGQLLEHTRVQRVSTNRRGLRLEVDGPHRHAELQATHLVLATGIPILDRGGYFARVKPSRSYCMAFDVPGEVTRPMMISTDSPTRSLRYAPVDGSELLLVGGAGHTVGREKHPIDALAELESWAVRHYPGATRTHLWSAQDYAPIGELPYVGPILPENDTIYVATGFNKWGMTNGAAAALALSGRLLGERPPWDRAFASWRTGELRGLPAAAANLAVGVHLAKGWITPTAHVGQQCLGTDAGVVSGPPWRLQAHCRVDGVEHRLSPVCPHLGGIVTWNDADRAWECPLHGSRFTPDGTLLEGPATRGLAASS, encoded by the coding sequence ATGACCTCGTTGTGGCTTGCCGACCGGATCGCAACATCACCGGCTTCGGGCACCGCTGAAGATCTGCCCGGTATCGCCGACGTGGTGGTGGCCGGTGCCGGTATCACCGGTCTGATGACCGCGGTGCTACTGGCACGCGCAGGCCGCCAAGTGCTGGTGCTGGAGGCCAGGACGGTCGGAGGCTGCGCGACCGGCAACACCACCGCCAAAATCAGCCTGCTGCAGGGCACCCAGCTGTCGACGATCTCGGCGAAGCAGGGCAAGAGCCTGGCCGCTGCATACCTGGACGGCAACCGCACCGGACAGGACTGGCTGCTGTCGTTCTGCGCGGCTACCGGAGTGCCGGTCCAGCGCGAGGACGCCTACAGTTTCGCCCAGTCTGAGCGTGGGGTGGCGGCAGCGCGCGCCGAGTTCGAGGCCTGCCGGGCACTGGGGCTGCCGGCAACCTGGGAGGCGCACGCCGACGTGCCGTTTGACTACCACGGCGGTGTCCGACTGGGCGAACAGGCACAGTTCGACCCGATGCCGCTTCTCGACGCACTGCGCGCCGAACTGCTCACCAGCGGTGGACAACTGCTGGAACACACTCGGGTGCAGCGTGTTTCCACCAACCGTCGCGGCCTTCGGCTAGAAGTCGACGGCCCGCACCGGCACGCCGAACTGCAGGCCACCCACCTGGTGCTGGCCACCGGAATCCCGATCTTGGACCGCGGCGGATACTTCGCCCGCGTCAAACCCAGCCGGTCATACTGCATGGCTTTCGACGTGCCCGGCGAGGTCACCCGCCCCATGATGATCTCCACCGATTCACCGACGCGCTCGCTGCGCTATGCCCCGGTCGACGGCTCAGAACTACTCCTGGTCGGCGGGGCCGGGCACACCGTCGGCCGCGAAAAGCACCCGATCGACGCGCTAGCCGAACTCGAGTCATGGGCGGTCAGGCATTACCCGGGCGCCACCCGCACGCACCTGTGGTCAGCGCAGGACTACGCGCCCATCGGCGAGCTGCCCTATGTCGGTCCTATCCTTCCGGAGAACGACACCATCTACGTGGCAACCGGTTTCAACAAATGGGGCATGACCAACGGGGCCGCCGCTGCCCTCGCATTGTCGGGCCGGCTGCTTGGCGAGCGGCCGCCGTGGGACCGGGCGTTCGCGAGCTGGAGAACCGGTGAGCTACGTGGACTGCCGGCGGCGGCGGCCAATCTTGCGGTCGGCGTCCACCTGGCGAAAGGCTGGATCACGCCGACGGCCCACGTCGGCCAGCAGTGCCTGGGCACGGACGCCGGCGTGGTCAGCGGGCCACCGTGGCGCCTGCAGGCCCACTGCCGAGTGGACGGTGTCGAACACCGCCTCTCCCCGGTCTGCCCCCACCTGGGTGGCATCGTCACCTGGAACGACGCCGATCGAGCCTGGGAGTGCCCGCTGCACGGATCACGCTTCACCCCCGACGGGACCCTTCTGGAAGGCCCGGCCACCCGCGGGCTGGCCGCCAGCAGCTGA
- a CDS encoding ATP-dependent helicase: MGPHDRQTPGPLARFSALTRDWFTGTFTAPTPAQEQAWSAIADGHNTLVVAPTGSGKTLAAFLWALDQLTAQPGQGTRVLYISPLKALAVDVERNLRTPLAGIARMAAQRELPAPGITVGVRSGDTSPARRRELVAKPPDILITTPESLFLMLTSAARETLTGVRTVIVDEVHAVAGTKRGTHLALSLERLDAILARPAQRIGLSATVRPAEEVARFLSGQSPTTIVTPPAAKTFELTVQVPVPDMANPAEGTVWPEVEERIVDLIEAHQSSIVFANSRRLAERLTGRLNEIHAERCVDTAQELAPLARAHHGSVSLQTRADVEEDLKSGRLRAVVATSSLELGIDMGAVDLVIQIEAPPSVASGLQRVGRAGHQVGEISSGVLIPKHRTDLIGCAVAVQRMLAGQIETLTVPANPLDILAQHTVAAAALEPLDAEAWFDTVRRSAPFATLSRGVFEATLDLLSGKYPSTEFAELRPRLVYDRDTGTLTGRPGAQRLAVTSGGAIPDRGLFAVYLAGTDETRKPSRVGELDEEMVYESRPGDVISLGATTWRITEITHDRVLVAPAPGQPGRLPFWHGDGVGRPAELGAALGAFTGELAGLDAESFDKRCADLGFDDYALDNLRQLLHDQRAATGAVPTDTTLVVERFRDELGDWRVVLHSPYGLRVHGPLALAVGRRLHDRYGIDEKPTASDDGIVVRLPDTDSGAQAPGAELFVFDADEIEPIVTAEVGGSALFASRFRECAARALLLPRRHPGRRTPLWQQRQRAAQLLDVARKYPTFPIVLETVRECLQDVYDVPALTTLMAQIAQRRVRVSQVETATPSPFAASLLFGYVGAFMYEGDSPLAERRAAALSLDPTLLAQLLGRVELRELLDPEVVTGLSAQLQHLTPEKAARDAEGVADLLRLLGPLTTEEVSARAAGAAVNGWLEHLLAARRVLTVAFGGQRWWVAIEDIGRLRDGLGVAVPPGVPTGFTEPVADPLGELLGRFARTRGPFTTGQAAGRFGLGVRVAADALGRLAADGRVMRGEFADFPDSPGEQWCDSEVLRILRRRSLAALRAAIEPVSPGAYGRFLPAWQQIGTPDVATTGVDGLAGVIEQLAGVALPASAVEPLIFGPRVRDYSPAMLDELLASGEVLWSGAGAPAGSAPATDGWISFHTADSAPLTLSPATPIEFGDAHRAILDALHGGGAFFFRQLCGDASEAERKAALWELIWAGWVTGDTFAPVRAVLAGTRRATPAHRSRRPPRLSRYSVAQAAARATDPAVAGRWSVLPAPQSDSTVRAHHTAELLLNRYGVLTRGAVAAEAVPGGFSTVYKVLTAFEEAGRCQRGYFIESLGAAQFALASTVDRLRGYLDGVDPARPDYHAVALAAADPANPYGAALSWPAHPGTARPGRKAGALVVLVDGELAWFVERGGRTLLNFADTAEAQRAAAGALARLIADRRVDGIRIERVDGVPVLELPDSPTLDALIEAGFSRTPRGLRMR, encoded by the coding sequence GTGGGACCACACGACCGACAAACCCCCGGGCCGCTCGCTCGGTTCTCGGCGCTGACCCGCGACTGGTTCACCGGCACCTTCACGGCGCCGACGCCGGCGCAGGAGCAGGCCTGGTCGGCGATCGCCGACGGCCACAACACGCTCGTGGTCGCGCCGACCGGTTCCGGTAAGACGCTGGCGGCATTCCTGTGGGCGCTCGACCAACTGACCGCACAGCCCGGTCAGGGCACCCGGGTGCTCTACATCTCGCCGCTCAAGGCGCTGGCCGTCGACGTCGAGCGCAACCTGCGTACCCCGTTGGCCGGCATCGCCCGGATGGCCGCACAGCGCGAGCTACCCGCTCCGGGCATCACCGTGGGCGTGCGCTCCGGCGACACCTCGCCGGCGCGGCGCCGTGAACTGGTCGCCAAGCCGCCCGACATCTTGATCACCACCCCGGAGTCGCTGTTTCTGATGCTGACTTCGGCGGCACGGGAGACATTGACCGGAGTCCGCACGGTGATCGTCGACGAGGTACACGCAGTGGCCGGGACCAAGCGGGGCACCCACCTAGCACTGTCCCTGGAGCGCCTCGACGCGATCCTCGCCCGGCCCGCCCAGCGGATCGGGTTGAGCGCGACGGTGCGCCCGGCCGAAGAGGTCGCCCGGTTCCTGTCCGGTCAGTCCCCCACCACGATCGTGACTCCCCCGGCCGCCAAGACGTTCGAACTGACGGTTCAAGTTCCCGTCCCCGACATGGCCAATCCGGCCGAGGGCACCGTCTGGCCTGAGGTCGAAGAACGCATCGTCGACCTGATCGAAGCCCACCAGTCCTCGATCGTCTTCGCCAACTCTCGTCGGCTCGCCGAGCGTTTGACTGGGCGGCTCAACGAGATTCACGCGGAACGTTGCGTTGACACCGCGCAGGAGCTGGCCCCTCTGGCACGAGCCCACCACGGCTCGGTATCGCTGCAGACCCGAGCCGACGTCGAGGAGGACCTCAAGAGCGGGCGGCTGCGCGCGGTGGTGGCGACCTCGAGCCTGGAGCTGGGTATCGACATGGGTGCGGTCGACCTGGTCATCCAGATCGAGGCGCCGCCGTCGGTGGCCAGCGGACTGCAGCGCGTCGGCCGGGCCGGGCACCAGGTCGGCGAGATCTCCTCGGGTGTACTGATTCCCAAACACCGCACCGATCTGATCGGCTGCGCGGTCGCGGTACAGCGGATGCTCGCCGGCCAGATCGAAACCCTGACGGTACCGGCCAACCCGCTGGATATCCTGGCCCAGCACACGGTGGCCGCGGCCGCGCTGGAGCCATTGGACGCCGAAGCCTGGTTCGACACCGTGCGCCGCAGCGCTCCGTTCGCCACCCTGTCGCGCGGTGTTTTCGAGGCGACGCTGGACCTGCTCTCCGGCAAGTACCCGTCGACCGAATTCGCGGAACTGCGACCACGTTTGGTCTACGACCGCGACACCGGAACCCTGACCGGCCGGCCCGGCGCGCAACGACTCGCCGTCACCTCCGGCGGCGCCATCCCCGACCGTGGACTGTTCGCGGTGTACCTGGCGGGCACTGACGAAACACGGAAGCCCTCCCGGGTAGGCGAACTCGACGAGGAGATGGTCTACGAGTCGCGTCCCGGCGATGTGATCTCGCTGGGCGCCACCACCTGGCGGATCACCGAGATCACCCATGATCGGGTGCTGGTTGCCCCGGCACCCGGCCAGCCGGGACGGCTGCCGTTCTGGCACGGCGACGGTGTCGGGCGGCCGGCCGAGCTGGGTGCGGCGCTCGGTGCGTTCACCGGTGAATTGGCAGGCCTTGACGCTGAATCGTTCGACAAACGCTGCGCGGATTTGGGTTTCGACGACTATGCGCTCGACAATCTGAGGCAACTGCTCCACGATCAGCGCGCCGCCACCGGGGCCGTGCCCACCGACACCACGCTGGTGGTGGAGCGGTTCCGCGATGAGCTCGGTGACTGGCGGGTGGTCCTGCACTCCCCGTACGGACTACGTGTGCACGGGCCGTTGGCACTGGCGGTGGGCCGGCGGCTGCACGACCGCTACGGCATCGACGAGAAGCCGACGGCCTCCGACGATGGCATCGTGGTCCGGCTGCCCGACACCGACTCCGGTGCGCAAGCGCCCGGCGCGGAACTGTTCGTGTTCGACGCAGATGAGATCGAGCCGATCGTCACCGCCGAGGTGGGCGGCTCGGCCTTGTTCGCCTCCCGGTTCCGGGAATGCGCGGCACGGGCATTGCTGTTGCCGCGCCGGCACCCCGGCCGGCGGACCCCGCTTTGGCAGCAACGCCAACGAGCGGCCCAACTGCTCGACGTGGCCCGCAAATATCCGACGTTCCCGATCGTGCTGGAGACGGTGCGCGAATGCCTGCAGGACGTCTACGACGTCCCCGCGCTGACGACGCTGATGGCGCAGATCGCCCAACGCCGGGTGCGGGTGTCCCAAGTCGAGACCGCCACCCCGTCACCGTTCGCGGCGTCGCTGTTGTTCGGCTACGTCGGGGCATTCATGTACGAAGGCGACAGCCCGCTGGCCGAGCGCCGCGCGGCGGCCCTGTCACTGGATCCCACTCTGCTGGCGCAATTGCTGGGCCGAGTCGAACTGCGCGAACTGCTCGACCCGGAGGTGGTCACCGGCCTGAGCGCACAACTGCAGCATCTGACGCCGGAGAAGGCCGCCCGCGACGCCGAAGGGGTAGCCGATCTGCTGCGGCTACTCGGTCCGCTCACCACCGAAGAGGTCAGCGCCCGAGCCGCCGGCGCTGCGGTGAACGGCTGGCTCGAACACCTGTTGGCCGCCCGGCGGGTGCTGACGGTGGCGTTCGGCGGGCAGCGCTGGTGGGTGGCGATCGAGGACATCGGCCGGCTGCGCGACGGCCTCGGGGTGGCGGTACCGCCCGGGGTGCCGACGGGCTTCACCGAACCGGTCGCCGATCCGCTGGGCGAGCTGCTGGGCCGCTTCGCCCGCACCCGGGGGCCGTTCACCACCGGGCAGGCCGCAGGCCGGTTCGGGCTGGGAGTGCGGGTCGCGGCCGACGCGCTGGGTCGATTGGCCGCCGACGGACGGGTAATGCGTGGCGAATTCGCCGACTTCCCGGACTCCCCCGGCGAACAGTGGTGCGACAGCGAGGTGCTGCGGATCCTCCGGCGCCGGTCACTGGCCGCGCTGCGAGCGGCGATCGAGCCGGTGTCGCCGGGCGCCTACGGGCGCTTCCTGCCGGCCTGGCAGCAGATCGGCACTCCGGACGTCGCCACCACCGGCGTGGACGGGCTGGCCGGGGTGATCGAACAACTGGCCGGCGTAGCACTGCCCGCTTCGGCGGTCGAACCGTTGATCTTCGGGCCGCGGGTGCGCGACTACTCACCGGCCATGCTCGACGAACTGCTGGCCTCCGGGGAAGTGCTGTGGTCGGGCGCGGGCGCGCCGGCCGGCAGCGCCCCGGCCACCGACGGCTGGATCAGCTTTCACACCGCAGATTCGGCGCCGCTGACGTTGTCACCCGCGACGCCGATCGAGTTCGGCGACGCCCACCGGGCGATTCTGGACGCCCTACACGGCGGCGGTGCGTTCTTCTTCCGCCAGCTCTGCGGTGACGCGAGCGAAGCGGAACGCAAAGCCGCACTGTGGGAGCTGATTTGGGCGGGATGGGTCACCGGCGACACCTTCGCTCCGGTGCGCGCGGTGCTGGCCGGCACCCGGCGCGCCACCCCGGCGCACCGCAGTAGACGCCCGCCCCGGCTTAGCCGCTACAGCGTGGCGCAGGCCGCTGCCCGCGCCACCGACCCAGCAGTGGCCGGTCGCTGGTCGGTTTTGCCCGCCCCGCAATCCGATTCCACCGTGCGAGCGCACCACACCGCCGAACTGCTGCTGAACCGCTACGGCGTGCTGACCCGCGGCGCAGTCGCCGCTGAGGCGGTACCGGGCGGTTTCAGCACCGTCTACAAGGTGTTGACCGCGTTCGAGGAAGCCGGGCGATGCCAGCGTGGCTATTTCATCGAGTCGCTGGGGGCTGCGCAGTTCGCGCTGGCCTCCACCGTGGACCGGCTGCGCGGCTACCTCGACGGTGTCGACCCCGCCCGGCCCGACTACCACGCGGTGGCACTGGCCGCCGCCGACCCGGCAAACCCGTACGGCGCGGCACTGAGCTGGCCGGCCCACCCGGGAACGGCCCGACCGGGCCGCAAAGCCGGCGCGCTGGTGGTCCTGGTCGACGGGGAACTGGCGTGGTTCGTCGAGCGAGGCGGTCGAACGCTGCTGAACTTCGCCGACACCGCCGAGGCACAGCGTGCCGCCGCCGGGGCGCTGGCTCGGCTGATCGCCGACCGGCGGGTGGACGGGATTCGCATCGAGCGGGTCGACGGCGTGCCGGTATTGGAGCTACCCGATTCTCCGACACTGGATGCGTTGATCGAGGCCGGATTCTCCCGCACGCCACGCGGATTGCGGATGCGCTGA
- a CDS encoding LapA family protein, protein MGDTFHDPVDHVRTTRPHAGRAMIDVMGWPGYSLLVVGMVAGIGCLAAFGTGHDRQGVEVAIIAVLAAALGTVWLLVEHRRIGKVNHQWHLAHAEMREQPSTS, encoded by the coding sequence ATGGGCGACACGTTTCATGACCCGGTCGACCATGTCCGGACGACTCGGCCCCATGCGGGCCGCGCCATGATCGACGTCATGGGTTGGCCGGGCTACTCACTGCTGGTGGTGGGCATGGTGGCTGGTATCGGCTGCCTAGCCGCGTTTGGGACCGGTCACGATCGTCAGGGCGTGGAGGTCGCGATCATCGCGGTGCTCGCCGCCGCTCTGGGCACGGTGTGGCTGCTGGTCGAGCATCGCCGGATCGGCAAAGTGAACCATCAGTGGCATCTGGCACACGCCGAGATGCGCGAGCAGCCCTCCACAAGTTAA
- a CDS encoding anti-sigma factor — protein MTDIDSDRAQRSCSERAVELRVTPRLESLAVVRMLVGAIATYEDLDVDTVSDLRLAIDELCTQLIRSAAPGAMLTVVIDPHDDHVTIQASAAGDGAGVLTPGSFSWHVLTSLVDDVQTFRGAHESDNAGEVFGVTLTTRRADSRR, from the coding sequence ATGACCGACATTGACAGTGACCGGGCTCAGCGATCGTGCAGCGAACGGGCCGTCGAACTGCGGGTTACGCCCAGGTTGGAAAGCCTGGCGGTGGTGCGCATGTTGGTCGGTGCGATCGCCACCTACGAGGACCTTGATGTCGACACCGTCTCTGATCTGCGGTTGGCGATCGATGAGCTTTGCACCCAGCTGATCCGGAGCGCGGCACCCGGCGCAATGCTGACAGTCGTCATCGACCCGCATGACGACCACGTGACGATCCAGGCGTCGGCTGCCGGTGATGGGGCGGGTGTACTGACTCCGGGAAGTTTCAGCTGGCACGTGCTGACTTCGCTGGTCGATGATGTCCAGACATTCCGCGGTGCGCATGAATCCGACAATGCGGGTGAGGTATTCGGGGTCACGCTGACAACCCGCCGGGCGGACTCCAGACGGTGA
- a CDS encoding cutinase family protein, translating to MITRILTVVGLSSCALLCWPGPGEAAASGCPDIQVVFARGTGEPPGVGWMGQQFVDALRWRTWGRTVDVYPVDFPAVPEFGPSAAGVSDAADHIRDTVASCPSTQMVLGGYSRGAALIGYLTEPSARLGAPLAPAAADHVAAVALLGRPSAAFLNSIGAPPLEIGSGYTGKTIDLCAPGDPVCSVGGDGAAHAAYAANGMTAQAADFAVDHLRPPESVPDQPL from the coding sequence GTGATTACTCGAATCCTCACCGTGGTGGGCCTGTCGAGTTGCGCGCTGCTGTGCTGGCCGGGCCCCGGCGAAGCGGCCGCATCCGGATGCCCCGACATTCAAGTCGTGTTCGCTCGCGGCACCGGGGAACCGCCCGGTGTCGGCTGGATGGGCCAGCAGTTCGTCGACGCACTACGGTGGCGCACCTGGGGACGCACCGTGGACGTTTACCCGGTCGACTTTCCCGCCGTGCCCGAATTCGGTCCCTCCGCTGCGGGTGTCAGCGATGCAGCCGACCACATCCGCGACACGGTGGCGAGTTGCCCGAGCACCCAAATGGTCCTCGGCGGATATTCACGTGGCGCGGCCCTGATCGGATACCTCACCGAACCGAGCGCCAGACTCGGGGCACCGTTAGCACCCGCTGCGGCCGACCACGTCGCCGCGGTGGCGCTGCTGGGAAGGCCATCAGCGGCGTTCCTGAACTCCATCGGCGCTCCGCCGCTGGAGATCGGTTCGGGCTACACCGGCAAAACGATCGACCTGTGCGCGCCGGGTGATCCAGTCTGCTCGGTGGGCGGTGACGGTGCCGCGCATGCGGCATACGCGGCCAACGGAATGACGGCACAAGCGGCGGACTTCGCCGTCGACCACCTCAGGCCACCCGAAAGCGTTCCAGATCAACCGCTTTGA
- a CDS encoding type 1 glutamine amidotransferase, producing the protein MSGPLEGRRVAFLVAPEGVEQVELTEPWRAVTEAGGRPVLVSTADGPVQAFNHLDRADKFDVDRQVEDGSADDFDALVLPGGVANPDQLRTDERAVSFVREFFDVGKPVAVICHGPWTLVEAGVVAGRRITSWPSLRTDIVNAGGDWVDEELVRCDCGPSILLSSRKPDDLPAFCDALVAEFATREATL; encoded by the coding sequence ATGTCCGGACCGTTGGAAGGACGACGGGTCGCATTTCTGGTGGCGCCGGAAGGCGTCGAACAGGTCGAGCTGACCGAACCGTGGCGCGCGGTCACTGAGGCCGGTGGGCGTCCGGTGCTGGTGTCCACCGCCGATGGCCCGGTTCAGGCCTTCAACCACCTGGACCGTGCCGACAAATTCGATGTGGACCGGCAGGTCGAGGATGGGTCGGCGGATGACTTCGATGCGCTGGTCTTGCCGGGCGGGGTGGCCAACCCCGACCAGTTGCGTACCGATGAACGCGCGGTGTCGTTCGTGCGCGAGTTCTTCGATGTCGGCAAACCGGTCGCTGTCATCTGCCATGGCCCGTGGACGCTGGTGGAGGCCGGAGTCGTTGCCGGCCGGCGGATTACGTCGTGGCCGAGCTTGCGTACCGACATCGTCAATGCGGGCGGTGATTGGGTGGACGAGGAGTTGGTGCGCTGCGACTGCGGGCCATCGATCCTCTTGTCGAGCCGTAAACCCGACGACCTGCCGGCCTTCTGCGATGCCCTGGTGGCGGAGTTCGCGACACGCGAGGCGACGTTGTGA